The following proteins are encoded in a genomic region of Helicobacteraceae bacterium:
- a CDS encoding RHS repeat-associated core domain-containing protein, with amino-acid sequence IKRIDYDSFGNILSQSNPTPSVTALDNLDIPIGFGGGLYDRDTNLIRFGYRDYDPFIGRWTAKDPIDFMGGQGNLYVYVGNDPINYVDPTGEFWQVIIGGIIAYYLVDVILDTYEYLIQAKIKIDNPQGIGSPEHRDQLRGALDDTAGFCRENAPISPIGNPVRLIPLPKNEHNKLFDIGYEFGNDLMRNNQSQGNGKQ; translated from the coding sequence ATCAAACGGATAGATTACGACTCCTTTGGAAATATCCTATCTCAAAGTAATCCAACTCCTTCGGTTACCGCCCTAGACAATCTGGATATTCCTATAGGCTTTGGAGGAGGACTATACGATAGGGATACAAACTTAATAAGGTTTGGATACAGAGACTACGATCCCTTTATAGGACGATGGACGGCTAAAGACCCGATTGACTTTATGGGAGGACAAGGTAATCTCTATGTTTATGTAGGGAATGATCCGATAAACTATGTTGATCCGACTGGGGAGTTTTGGCAGGTTATAATTGGAGGTATTATCGCATACTATCTGGTAGACGTTATCCTTGATACATATGAATATTTAATACAAGCAAAAATAAAGATCGATAATCCACAGGGCATTGGCTCGCCAGAACATCGCGATCAATTACGCGGCGCATTGGATGACACTGCGGGGTTCTGTCGGGAAAATGCGCCTATATCACCAATTGGCAATCCAGTGCGGTTAATACCGCTTCCAAAAAATGAGCATAACAAGCTATTTGATATTGGATATGAATTTGGTAACGATCTAATGAGAAACAATCAAAGTCAAGGCAATGGTAAACAATAA
- a CDS encoding RHS repeat-associated core domain-containing protein, with protein MSKSPSNLTAQFSNATTPNLSLEEVDIPLGFGGGLYDRDTNLIRFGYRDYDPFIGRWTAKDPIDFMGGQGNLYVYVGSDPINYVDPTGEFWQVIVIVAIAAPIAYNIYKFIANTMDNIKEPTPIRGKSWGELQGIDKGHKDDLKNACDEAADLGRALTGTLPTLGIPVSGAASLGLTATDSAYQYLRDRERQKEQK; from the coding sequence ATGTCCAAAAGCCCCTCTAATCTAACCGCTCAATTCTCAAACGCAACTACTCCCAATCTCTCTTTAGAGGAAGTTGATATTCCGCTAGGCTTTGGAGGAGGACTATACGATAGGGATACAAACTTAATAAGGTTTGGCTATAGAGACTACGATCCCTTTATAGGACGATGGACGGCTAAAGACCCGATTGACTTTATGGGAGGACAGGGTAATCTCTATGTTTATGTAGGGAGTGATCCAATAAACTATGTTGATCCGACTGGGGAGTTTTGGCAGGTTATAGTTATAGTGGCTATAGCTGCTCCTATTGCTTATAATATTTATAAGTTTATCGCAAATACAATGGACAACATAAAGGAACCAACGCCAATTCGTGGTAAAAGTTGGGGGGAATTGCAAGGGATAGATAAAGGACACAAAGACGATCTAAAAAATGCGTGCGATGAAGCCGCAGATTTAGGACGCGCTTTAACGGGAACACTACCAACTTTGGGCATTCCAGTATCTGGCGCAGCTTCACTCGGTCTGACCGCTACCGATAGCGCATATCAGTATTTACGAGATCGAGAACGGCAAAAAGAACAAAAATGA